The Macaca thibetana thibetana isolate TM-01 chromosome 9, ASM2454274v1, whole genome shotgun sequence region AAGGGCAGGTCCTCTTCGCTTGTGGTGCTACCCTGAAGGCACAAATACAACCTGGGGTGTTGAGGGGGATGCTGGAGGAGGGCATGGGGCTGCCGAGGGAAGCACTTGGTACCAGTTTAATGCTGGGGTTGCAGGGCTAGAGGAGACAGGATTCCACAGCCTTTGGAGATGAAGTTCCCACTCCAAATGCAGACAGGGGAAGCTAGCAATTTCAGTTCTCAGCATTGAAAAAGTTTTGGCCATGAAAGTAGAAATCACTGCTCAAGGGAGAGATTTCCTGATTCAAGACAAAATGCTCAGACAATCAACAAATCACGTGGGAAGAGGCTCTATGTAAAATGTTACGTTTAAGAAAAGATTCAACATACCTGCCCAtgtaccccctgtatctaaaagttgaaaaaattttaaaaacttacaaaattgTGCACAAATCTCAAATGGATGAAGTCGATTTCTACATGTCTATCTCTTTATGAATATTTAGACATAAATAGAAGAAAcccaaaatgaaatatataaaaatgttactaaagttatactttatttttacctgtatttttccatttttctttaatgagaatGGATTTCTCTTGTAGCAAAATGTTATATTGAAACAAAGATTGAATGCTACATCTATAGTAACTTAAACTGGTCTTTGACAAAAAGGGACTAAATCTAGGGTTACAAAAGATATGTGAAAACCGGCACCAGATACTGGGAGGAAGACTCTTTTTTGAGCCCCAGTTTCTCAGTAAGGAGATGCTTAAATAGTTCCATAGAGTTCTAAGTGATTCACAATCCCTGAATCAACGCTGACAAGTGAAGCTTGGGctggggttttaaaaattatatcccCTACTTTGTCCTGTGTGAGAAAGAACATGTGAAAGCAGTTTTATGGTCCCCGGTGGCCTTTGAAGTTCTGGGGTGCAGGAGGGTTTGAGGTTGCCTGGGGCAATGGTTAGGACTGCTCTCAGAGGGGGCAAGGCTGCAGCTCTCTGAGCGATCCTGAAGGCCCTGCTCCTTCAGCACAGGTGCCCTGGGTCCAGAGTCTTCTGTTAGGGAATCTGATTTTCTCTCATAGGTGTGAGGCCTTCTTACCATGACCTCCCATTTGACGTCTTTCGATCAGTATCTGCATTTCCCCCTCTCCGTTACTGTATAGTTAAGAATGTATATCACACATTGGTGCGTAAGactagaaagtaaaaatatcattttgacAAGACTGATTTTCACACTGAACATAGCGAAAACCCTCTTTAACTCTGTGGGGCGGTGTTCTACTCCAGAGGGACCAGGGAACCATCTCACATTCTGCCAAGGACTCTTTCGTGCCCTCCTTAGACAATCTTAATGCAAAAGAAGGCAGgtcattttcttgttttagaTGAGAGTAACTGAAGATTTGATTTCAGCTAATTTTATAtcagcaatttaaaatatttattccctCAGGAGTCGAAATAAATCTGTAGGAATAACAAAGTttccaaatattaacatttgcttTTGGTTCAGACTTTCAAAAGCCTTTattcccacccttcccccaaccTCTCTTTAATTTTACCTGTTCTGAGCAATTTGAGTACTAAACAATGGAATCTCAGATGCTTCTGGCAACTATGTGTTATTAGTCAGGAATGGCACCTTGTTATTTGATtgcattttattgtttccttcagCTCAATGTGTACCTGATATTGGAGGGCTCTCCCTATGGGTTGGGATTGAGAGATGTTACAAATGAtgtggtttttattatttctgtgagCTCCTGTGCAGCCGGGTGAGATTCCTGAGGCTGTGTAAGCTGGAGATCAGGCCCGAGTTGCCCTGCCTGACTAGTAGAGCCCAATGTCCACACTGCAGCACAGCCACTTCTCCCTGTATCATAGAATGGCTGGGGCAGCTGCTGTTCTATCAACTTGAGATGCCTGTTCCACGAGGAGATCAGTAGGAGTTCAGCACGGCTATCCTGGCCTTTTCACACAGTGGGTCTAGTTTACCATCGCCTCCTAGGGAAATAGATATAATTGTCTTTTGGTCAGCTTTATATACAATTTGTTATCATATCAGACATACCTATGGCTTCCACTCAGAGTGCATTTTCAAAGGCCACGGGCTGGTAAAATGTTAACTAGTTTTTAATAGAGTGTTAGTGGATTGCAAAGCTTTAACTTCTGAGCACAGAGAGGCATGCACGGTGCCAGCCTGCCAGGCCAGAAGCTCTCCAGGACAAAGACATCACGTGAATGTTGCTGATAGTGTCATGCACTGCTGGCATATCAACTCAAATTATCTTAGCAAGTCAGGATGGAATAAACAAGTGAAACAAAAGCAGCttcaaaagcaaataataatagaatgtatattattaaagtacaaaaaaaaactgttatcCCTTAATTCCATCACATCCCTTGAAGTCCAGGGCTTCacttcattttccttcctctgctGTTTCCAATGTTTGGGAAGACTCAAACCATCACACACTTTACTGTGTGGTTTTGGATGTTCTCCTGTGTGTGCCACTGAAAGCACAGGGCTTTCAGTAGAAGTTTCAGCCTCAGAAAGAAACCCAATTTGAATTCAGACATGACATACTGATCATTTCAACTAGAAATTGAGGGACTCCTCAGAGGAGGCAAAATCCTGGCTGGAAATATCGCCAAAGGGCTTACCGAACTCCAAGTCCTTAATGTTGCAGTGGAAGACGACTTCTTCATTCACCATGAGTTCCACCACATTCCAGTCTTCTATCTTCTCTAGGATTACCTCGTGTCCATCTCTGGCCAACACAGCTGCGAAGGACAGAAAAGGAGGTGAGTGACATGGGATCAGACTTCAAACTAACCTGATTGGTAGCAGTCTTCATGATGACAGTAGTTTGTCTGTCATCTAGCTGCTCATGGGTATCACTTAACTACCCTGGTAGGCACTTTCTGGGTGCTGGTCCCAGGTGCCCTCACCTTTGCTGGGAAGCACAGCCAGAGGCCTGAGTAATTCAGGTTTCAATTGCTATTTGTCCCACACCAAAGTGATCTGTTAAACAATGAGCTTTCTCTAGTAAAGGGCTATTGGGCTTTCCAGAGGCTCAATCTCATAGAGACCACACTCAGTGCTGGAGAAGACTCGGGGGAACAGGCAACTTCTTATCCTGCTGATGGAAGTACACATTGAGCACCTTTTGGAGGGCAATCTGGCAGTACCTACCAAAAGCCTCAAAAAATGATTCTAACCTTTAGTCCAGGAAATTACACTTAAAAGAAAGcttcccaaagaaaaaaataaaacaatacaggcaGATTTTTGCAACAAGATGTCTTTTCTCTATTATTATGATAGCAAAATACTGTGAATAACTTATATATCCAATAATGAGAGGATGGCCAAATAAATGGTGGAACGTCCATTtggacatttataaaaatgtttatgatcTTTTTTAATGGCAAGAAAAATACTTGCAATATAAGCAAAAACTTAGgatacaaatatgtataatacatgtttaaaatatatagtcaATATGAATTCAAATATGTATGTAAGGATGAAGAAAATACCCATTGAATATCTGTCTGTGGTGAGATTAtgggaaatttttttctctttattctttcagcattttccaGATTGCCTATAATAATccgaaaaaaaagttttttagaaAAGCTAATGAAGTAACTTTTATTCTTACCTTTGGAATCTGCATTTTGGTTATCACTTACATTCAATGGCTCCTTCCCCAGAGATCAGTCATGGAATAATTGTTGgatttaatctttttattgtgGAAATGCAAAGGTGTGTGGCTTAGATGAAATGATGTACATTAGACAGCCTACAGCTCTATTTTTTCCAATgtatttctctccagtttcctggATATATTTATCCTATAACATCAATATTAGAGTGAGTGTGCCGATCATTACCTTTGTTGGTCTTCATATGTTGGTGAGAATTTTGGTTAGgatggaaagagaaaacagacgAGGGCATACTCTTTAAAGTCTTGCCATTTCAATCAGTTTTACACGGAGTAAAGCAAACAGTTATGTCAGCTAATTGCACTTAATTACAGAGACAATTGCTGTTTCAAAATGTTGGTGTGTCCACTTCTTCATCTTTCAATCAGTTCAAGAACATCCAGCCCCAACTGTGAACATTTTAATtctgcaattttaatttcacttctGGAAAGGAACTTCAGAAAAAGACTCAGCAAGGATCTCCATTAACAAGACAGCACTCCCTGGGTACCCAGAGGTGGCCCTAATTGACCCGCATCAGCTAATGCGTCTCTAAAAAATGGTTGCATCTTTTTTGTTGGCATATTTATTGTATCCTGTTTAAGTGTTTTGTTCTCAAACGTCTTTGAAGAAGACACTCAGCTTGGACCCATGACTTGTTTAAATGAAGTGGTCCAGCTCGTGTGGAAAGGCAGCTGATCATCTAGGGAGACATAAAGGCAGTCCATGTGCAGAGATTTCTGGGATCCCACGCTCCCTCAGCAGCAACCCCTCAGGACGGGGGAGCTGCATTTGTCTGACGACACTCTCCTGGAGCTGCATTTGTCTGACGACAAACTTCAATTTGACAGGAAGAAATCAGGAGCAAAACAGCTTCTCCATTCCCACCTTACAccagccctccacccccacctgtGAGGCAAGGTGCTGCCACTCTGCGGTTAAAATCCAGTGCCAACTCTCTAAGGCCTGGAGAAGTGAGGGTGCATGGACTGTGAGCGAGGAGCAGCCCTATGGGAGGAGGCCCCAGGAGGCAAGCACACTGTAACCTGCCCCTGGCCCTCCTGCAGGGCCTGCTGACTGAGCCTCATGTGACATCTGAGCTTGGAGTTCGTTTTAAGAGGACAGTGGCACTTACACGGCATGGTGTAGCTCAGAAACAGTATTTGATCCACCGAATCACTCACCCTATAGAGTTGAGGGGTGCTGAATAGTGGGGGTCCACCTCATCTTCGGGCAAATTAAGTCCAACAGGAAGAAACCCTCTTAAGAGACACACCACTCATCACTCTGCCCTCTACAGGGGCGCAAAGTACAGGCTCTCATGGTCTTAAAGGGCACGTGTCTTCCTCACTGACCAGAATTCTCTCCAAGTGCCTGGTTTTAATACAGGCTCACTGAAGAAGCAAACATAGAATGGCCCTGGGCACTGCCCATGACACTTTTTGACCCACAGAGTGACCTAAGTCTGATTCTTGCTAAAGTGACAAGCTGCTTCAGAGTCTACATTGAATATTCAGCCCCAGGACACTCCCTTCCCATCACTCTGGGAGGTGTTGAGCTGGCTCTAAGGTGGCCAGTGCAGGCTTAAGGGATCAAACACTAGACACCCCGGAATTCCTGCAGCTCATCCAAATGCCACCTCTCTAAATGGAGCACCCATTTCCTCCCATGAGCTGCTGTGGGGTTGTCTAGTCAAAGAAAGGTCAGATAAATATACTCCCTGAAACAAAGCCTGTGCAAAGGCAGTGGGTAAACTCCAGCATAAATCAACCAGAAGCTATAAGGCCACCTGCAGCCCGCCTGCCTCTTTGAAGTGGCACCTCATTCTTCAAGGGGGATCTAAATAAACGAAAGGGACATGGAAAAGGCTCCCTTCTTGCCCGTGCTGGTGGAATTGCGCACCATCTGCGAATGATTTAAATGCCACTGGTCAGGAAGTAAAGGTAAACagacctctctctccctcctctacTCAGCACAGAGGCATACTCACGCCCACGAGCGAGGGCCGCCGGTGCATAGCTAGCACAGGAGAATGGCACACAGGGTGTCTCAGCTACGTAGGGTGGATTC contains the following coding sequences:
- the C9H10orf53 gene encoding UPF0728 protein C10orf53 homolog, with amino-acid sequence MPKNAVVILRYGPYSAAGLPVEHHTFRLQGLQAVLARDGHEVILEKIEDWNVVELMVNEEVVFHCNIKDLEFGGDGKLDPLCEKARIAVLNSY